From the Candidatus Peribacteria bacterium genome, one window contains:
- the def gene encoding peptide deformylase, whose protein sequence is MANLPIVTGADTPILRSKTKKVPQVTKELLKLLKDMEDTTIAADGLGLAAPQINRTERVCIVRMGKKLTPLINPDITFRSTDTELAEEGCLSLPDVWLQIPRSVSIVVSYLNAKGEQQERMLEGIDARVVQHEVDHLEGKLIVDYPQSGKAL, encoded by the coding sequence ATGGCCAATTTACCAATTGTCACCGGCGCCGATACTCCTATTCTTCGCAGCAAAACGAAGAAAGTTCCGCAGGTCACAAAAGAACTTCTAAAGTTACTCAAGGATATGGAGGACACAACGATTGCCGCTGATGGACTTGGCCTGGCCGCCCCGCAGATCAACCGCACGGAACGCGTCTGCATTGTCCGCATGGGGAAGAAGCTCACGCCGCTCATCAACCCCGATATCACCTTCCGCAGTACCGATACTGAACTTGCAGAAGAAGGCTGCCTGAGTCTGCCCGATGTCTGGCTGCAGATCCCCCGCTCCGTTTCTATTGTCGTCAGTTACCTGAATGCCAAGGGTGAACAGCAGGAGCGCATGCTCGAAGGAATTGATGCACGCGTGGTGCAGCATGAGGTGGATCACCTGGAGGGAAAACTTATTGTGGATTACCCACAGAGCGGAAAGGCATTGTAA